The Misgurnus anguillicaudatus chromosome 21, ASM2758022v2, whole genome shotgun sequence genome includes a window with the following:
- the gigyf1a gene encoding GRB10-interacting GYF protein 1 isoform X5 gives MTAETLNFGPEWLRALSSGGSVSSPPASPAMPKYKLAEYRYGREEMLALYVKDNKVPEEMQDKEFAVILQDEPQQPLALLPLTEEEQRNFSMSVNSVAVLRLMGKTNGAAPAGVNRGRGSVRGGRGRGRGEGGFYQRSGEEVEGGFGRGVREIHRSQSWDDRSERRFEKPLRREGVRLGFEEAGSVGRKEFMRSDSDNWRTLREEQEEEEMGEAGGSWRLAVARRDDGGPRSAGWREHVAPGEVRRRKFDFDFRDGGNEGGRRRAGSEGAEEERDGLPEWCTDEEDGEMGTFDSSGAFMSVKKSPKDPIPEEDFEFQGLEDEEDDVPNPEKSNGTRADKSEKVVIETALASDTEVKPISPSPPPSLPPPLSSPVVEAVLSAAPLGLEEPQPAPSNPSKLPSEVLSEAMLELSPSASSSLPSSPPSISSAATDLPPLGGEIEDDEGMKHLQQEAEKMVAALQDTSLEEECFTQTLQESRNTASALPLSHDSAMKWFYKDPQGEIQGPFSTVEMCEWFQAGYFTMNLLVKRGCDEGFQPLGEVIKMWGRVPFAPGPSPPPLLGNMDQERLKKQQELAAATALYQQLQQQQLFQLINRCGEQGMMPSLNRSMSVPDTGSMWDTMMHTSASLPAAGGEASLWDLMNSSSQGPILEQLQKLHERREAELRAKQREEEERKRRDEKRREEQKRREEEELYRRKQQQELLMKLLQQAPRQGSSGSGSSWNSGPIPGLGKPSKPLNLLDIQQEAERMHKQQHRVQQQQRWGDASAMWGAGPLDGKVSGGGSPSGTGMGIWDEALKNQSALRNNMGLKNSRSSPSLSEQYMMRGRKRTEEEERLLKLLQGVKSQDGFTTWCEQMLHALNTSANNSSSSQDVTAIVAHLKEVESPYEVLNFICSYLGDTVEAKEFARQFLERRAKQKANHQRQQQQLSKEMAGLTMNNFPLQDTVRGMNPSALQSMFQAVHSGKGSMVYDQAGKLKRKQMPHTDPSILGYFNGGPDRYVLNEMEMVEDY, from the exons ATGACTGCTGAAACACTTAACTTTGGCCCAGAATG GCTCCGTGCACTTTCCAGTGGAGGCAGTGTGTCTTCCCCTCCTGCCTCTCCTGCTATGCCAAAGTACAAGCTGGCCGAGTACCGTTATGGCCGAGAGGAGATGCTAGCACTTTATGTCAAAGACAACAAG GTTCCTGAAGAAATGCAGGATAAGGAGTTTGCTGTTATTCTTCAGGATGAACCTCAGCAGCCGCTGGCACTGTTGCCTCTCACTGAGGAGGAGCAG AGGAACTTTTCCATGTCTGTCAATAGTGTGGCTGTGCTGAGGCTTATGGGTAAAACGAATGGAGCTGCGCCTGCTGGGGTGAACCGAGGTAGAGGCAGCGTGCGAGGCGGCCGGG GACGAGGAAGGGGCGAGGGGGGGTTCTACCAAAGAAGTGGTGAGGAAGTAGAGGGTGGTTTCGGTCGTGGTGTTCGAGAGATCCATCGTAGCCAAAGCTGGGACGACAG aagTGAGAGACGTTTTGAGAAGCCCCTCCGGAGGGAAGGGGTGCGGCTTGGTTTCGAGGAGGCAGGTTCGGTCGGAAGAAAGGAGTTCATGCGCTCTGACAGCGACAACTGGCGTACGCTGAGAGAAGAgcaggaggaggaggagatgGGAGAGGCCGGAGGCAGCTGGAGACTCGCTGTTGCAAGAAGAGATG ATGGTGGTCCTCGCTCAGCTGGGTGGCGGGAACACGTTGCCCCCGGTGAAGTGCGCCGTAGGAAGTTTGATTTTGACTTCCGCGATGGAGGGAACGAGGGAGGCCGAAGAAGAGCAGGAAGTGAAGGAGCAGAAGAAGAAAGAGATGGTTTGCCAGAGTGGTGCACAGATGAAGAAGATGGTGAAATGGGAACCTTTGATTCTTCTGGAGCGTTTATGTCTGTTAAG AAAAGCCCAAAAGACCCCATTCCAGAAGAGGACTTTGAGTTCCAGGGGTTGGAGGATGAGGAAGATGATGTTCCTAATCCAGAGAAGAGCAACGGCACTAGAGCAGACAAGAGTGAAAAAG TTGTGATTGAGACTGCTCTGGCATCTGACACTGAAGTGAAGCCAATCTCTCCCTCTCCTCCTCCGTCTCTTCCCCCTCCTCTTTCATCTCCTGTTGTTGAGGCTGTGCTATCTGCTGCCCCCTTGGGCCTGGAGGAGCCTCAACCTGCCCCCTCCAATCCCAGCAAGCTACCAAGTGAAG TGTTATCAGAGGCCATGCTAGAATTGAGCCCCAGTGCCTCCTCCAGTCTGCCTTCATCGCCGCCCTCCATATCCTCTGCTGCTACTGACCTCCCACCACTGGGGGGCGAGATTGAGGATGATGAGGGCATGAAGCACCTGCAACAG GAGGCAGAAAAGATGGTGGCAGCGCTCCAGGACACATCTCTAGAGGAAGAGTGTTTTACGCAGACTCTTCAGGAGAGCAGGAACACGGCCTCTGCTCTTCCTCTCTCCCACGACTCTGCCATGAAATGGTTTTACAAAGACCCGCAAGGAGAGAT tcagGGTCCATTTAGTACAGTGGAGATGTGTGAATGGTTTCAGGCGGGATATTTCACAATGAACCTGCTTGTTAAACGTGGTTGTGATGAGGGCTTTCAACCTCTGGGGGAAGTGATTAAGATGTGGGGGCGTGTGCCTTTTGCCCCTGGCCCCTCCCCTCCACCCCTCCT GGGTAATATGGATCAGGAGCGTCTGAAGAAGCAGCAGGAATTAGCGGCTGCCACCGCTCTTTACCAGCAACTCCAGCAACAGCAGCTGTTCCAGCTCATCAACAG ATGTGGAGAGCAGGGAATGATGCCTTCATTGAACAGGTCGATGTCAGTGCCAGATACAGGGTCCATGTGGGATACCATGATGCATACCTCAGCCTCACTGCCAGCAG CAGGCGGTGAGGCCAGTTTATGGGATTTAATGAATTCTTCATCTCAGGGTCCAATTCTAGAACAGCTTCAGAAG TTACATGAAAGAAGAGAAGCTGAACTCAGGGCCAAGCAGCGTGAGGAAGAGGAGCGGAAACGGAGGGATGAAAAAAGGAGAGAAGAGCAGAAAAGGAGAGAGGAGGAGGAGCTTTATAGACGCAAGCAG CAACAGGAGTTGCTGATGAAGTTGCTCCAGCAGGCTCCGCGCCAGGGGTCCTCAGGTTCCGGGTCCAGCTGGAACAGCGGACCCATTCCTGGGCTGGGGAAACCGAGCAAGCCACTCAACCTTCTGGACATCCAGCAGGAAGCTGAGAGAATGCACAAACAACAGCACAGAGTCCAGCAACAGCAACGG TGGGGTGACGCATCTGCGATGTGGGGAGCCGGACCTTTGGATGGAAAGGTGAGTGGTGGTGGCAGCCCCTCAGGAACGGGGATGGGCATCTGGGACGAGGCCCTTAAGAACCAGAGCGCCTTGCGCAACAACATGGGCCTGAAGAACAGCCGCAGCAGTCCATCGCTCAG CGAGCAGTACATGATGAGGGGCCGCAAACGCACAGAGGAAGAGGAGCGGCTGTTAAAACTCCTGCAGGGGGTGAAGTCTCAAGACGGCTTCACCACCTGGTGTGAACAGATGCTGCATGCTCTTAACACCTCCGCCAATAATTCCTCCTCCTCCCAGGATG TTACCGCCATTGTGGCGCACCTAAAGGAGGTGGAGTCTCCGTACGAGGTGTTAAACTTCATCTGCTCATACCTGGGTGATACCGTTGAAGCCAAAGAGTTTGCCAGACAGTTCCTGGAGCGCCGTGCCAAACAGAAGGCTAACCACCAGAGGCAGCAGCAGCAG CTCTCCAAAGAGATGGCTGGACTTACCATGAACAACTTCCCTCTGCAG GATACTGTACGAGGAATGAACCCCAGTGCCCTGCAGTCTATGTTTCaagcagtgcattctgggaaggGAAGCATGGTTTATGATCAAGCAGGAAAGTTGAAGAGAAAACAGATGCCGCACACTGACCCAAGCATCTTGG GGTACTTTAATGGTGGCCCTGATCGGTATGTTCTTAATGAGATGGAAATGGTCGAGGATTACTGA
- the gigyf1a gene encoding GRB10-interacting GYF protein 1 isoform X7 translates to MTAETLNFGPEWLRALSSGGSVSSPPASPAMPKYKLAEYRYGREEMLALYVKDNKVPEEMQDKEFAVILQDEPQQPLALLPLTEEEQRNFSMSVNSVAVLRLMGKTNGAAPAGVNRGRGSVRGGRGRGRGEGGFYQRSGEEVEGGFGRGVREIHRSQSWDDRSERRFEKPLRREGVRLGFEEAGSVGRKEFMRSDSDNWRTLREEQEEEEMGEAGGSWRLAVARRDDGGPRSAGWREHVAPGEVRRRKFDFDFRDGGNEGGRRRAGSEGAEEERDGLPEWCTDEEDGEMGTFDSSGAFMSVKKSPKDPIPEEDFEFQGLEDEEDDVPNPEKSNGTRADKSEKVVIETALASDTEVKPISPSPPPSLPPPLSSPVVEAVLSAAPLGLEEPQPAPSNPSKLPSEVLSEAMLELSPSASSSLPSSPPSISSAATDLPPLGGEIEDDEGMKHLQQEAEKMVAALQDTSLEEECFTQTLQESRNTASALPLSHDSAMKWFYKDPQGEIQGPFSTVEMCEWFQAGYFTMNLLVKRGCDEGFQPLGEVIKMWGRVPFAPGPSPPPLLGNMDQERLKKQQELAAATALYQQLQQQQLFQLINRCGEQGMMPSLNRSMSVPDTGSMWDTMMHTSASLPAGGEASLWDLMNSSSQGPILEQLQKLHERREAELRAKQREEEERKRRDEKRREEQKRREEEELYRRKQQQELLMKLLQQAPRQGSSGSGSSWNSGPIPGLGKPSKPLNLLDIQQEAERMHKQQHRVQQQQRWGDASAMWGAGPLDGKVSGGGSPSGTGMGIWDEALKNQSALRNNMGLKNSRSSPSLSEQYMMRGRKRTEEEERLLKLLQGVKSQDGFTTWCEQMLHALNTSANNSSSSQDVTAIVAHLKEVESPYEVLNFICSYLGDTVEAKEFARQFLERRAKQKANHQRQQQQLSKEMAGLTMNNFPLQDTVRGMNPSALQSMFQAVHSGKGSMVYDQAGKLKRKQMPHTDPSILGYFNGGPDRYVLNEMEMVEDY, encoded by the exons ATGACTGCTGAAACACTTAACTTTGGCCCAGAATG GCTCCGTGCACTTTCCAGTGGAGGCAGTGTGTCTTCCCCTCCTGCCTCTCCTGCTATGCCAAAGTACAAGCTGGCCGAGTACCGTTATGGCCGAGAGGAGATGCTAGCACTTTATGTCAAAGACAACAAG GTTCCTGAAGAAATGCAGGATAAGGAGTTTGCTGTTATTCTTCAGGATGAACCTCAGCAGCCGCTGGCACTGTTGCCTCTCACTGAGGAGGAGCAG AGGAACTTTTCCATGTCTGTCAATAGTGTGGCTGTGCTGAGGCTTATGGGTAAAACGAATGGAGCTGCGCCTGCTGGGGTGAACCGAGGTAGAGGCAGCGTGCGAGGCGGCCGGG GACGAGGAAGGGGCGAGGGGGGGTTCTACCAAAGAAGTGGTGAGGAAGTAGAGGGTGGTTTCGGTCGTGGTGTTCGAGAGATCCATCGTAGCCAAAGCTGGGACGACAG aagTGAGAGACGTTTTGAGAAGCCCCTCCGGAGGGAAGGGGTGCGGCTTGGTTTCGAGGAGGCAGGTTCGGTCGGAAGAAAGGAGTTCATGCGCTCTGACAGCGACAACTGGCGTACGCTGAGAGAAGAgcaggaggaggaggagatgGGAGAGGCCGGAGGCAGCTGGAGACTCGCTGTTGCAAGAAGAGATG ATGGTGGTCCTCGCTCAGCTGGGTGGCGGGAACACGTTGCCCCCGGTGAAGTGCGCCGTAGGAAGTTTGATTTTGACTTCCGCGATGGAGGGAACGAGGGAGGCCGAAGAAGAGCAGGAAGTGAAGGAGCAGAAGAAGAAAGAGATGGTTTGCCAGAGTGGTGCACAGATGAAGAAGATGGTGAAATGGGAACCTTTGATTCTTCTGGAGCGTTTATGTCTGTTAAG AAAAGCCCAAAAGACCCCATTCCAGAAGAGGACTTTGAGTTCCAGGGGTTGGAGGATGAGGAAGATGATGTTCCTAATCCAGAGAAGAGCAACGGCACTAGAGCAGACAAGAGTGAAAAAG TTGTGATTGAGACTGCTCTGGCATCTGACACTGAAGTGAAGCCAATCTCTCCCTCTCCTCCTCCGTCTCTTCCCCCTCCTCTTTCATCTCCTGTTGTTGAGGCTGTGCTATCTGCTGCCCCCTTGGGCCTGGAGGAGCCTCAACCTGCCCCCTCCAATCCCAGCAAGCTACCAAGTGAAG TGTTATCAGAGGCCATGCTAGAATTGAGCCCCAGTGCCTCCTCCAGTCTGCCTTCATCGCCGCCCTCCATATCCTCTGCTGCTACTGACCTCCCACCACTGGGGGGCGAGATTGAGGATGATGAGGGCATGAAGCACCTGCAACAG GAGGCAGAAAAGATGGTGGCAGCGCTCCAGGACACATCTCTAGAGGAAGAGTGTTTTACGCAGACTCTTCAGGAGAGCAGGAACACGGCCTCTGCTCTTCCTCTCTCCCACGACTCTGCCATGAAATGGTTTTACAAAGACCCGCAAGGAGAGAT tcagGGTCCATTTAGTACAGTGGAGATGTGTGAATGGTTTCAGGCGGGATATTTCACAATGAACCTGCTTGTTAAACGTGGTTGTGATGAGGGCTTTCAACCTCTGGGGGAAGTGATTAAGATGTGGGGGCGTGTGCCTTTTGCCCCTGGCCCCTCCCCTCCACCCCTCCT GGGTAATATGGATCAGGAGCGTCTGAAGAAGCAGCAGGAATTAGCGGCTGCCACCGCTCTTTACCAGCAACTCCAGCAACAGCAGCTGTTCCAGCTCATCAACAG ATGTGGAGAGCAGGGAATGATGCCTTCATTGAACAGGTCGATGTCAGTGCCAGATACAGGGTCCATGTGGGATACCATGATGCATACCTCAGCCTCACTGCCAGCAG GCGGTGAGGCCAGTTTATGGGATTTAATGAATTCTTCATCTCAGGGTCCAATTCTAGAACAGCTTCAGAAG TTACATGAAAGAAGAGAAGCTGAACTCAGGGCCAAGCAGCGTGAGGAAGAGGAGCGGAAACGGAGGGATGAAAAAAGGAGAGAAGAGCAGAAAAGGAGAGAGGAGGAGGAGCTTTATAGACGCAAGCAG CAACAGGAGTTGCTGATGAAGTTGCTCCAGCAGGCTCCGCGCCAGGGGTCCTCAGGTTCCGGGTCCAGCTGGAACAGCGGACCCATTCCTGGGCTGGGGAAACCGAGCAAGCCACTCAACCTTCTGGACATCCAGCAGGAAGCTGAGAGAATGCACAAACAACAGCACAGAGTCCAGCAACAGCAACGG TGGGGTGACGCATCTGCGATGTGGGGAGCCGGACCTTTGGATGGAAAGGTGAGTGGTGGTGGCAGCCCCTCAGGAACGGGGATGGGCATCTGGGACGAGGCCCTTAAGAACCAGAGCGCCTTGCGCAACAACATGGGCCTGAAGAACAGCCGCAGCAGTCCATCGCTCAG CGAGCAGTACATGATGAGGGGCCGCAAACGCACAGAGGAAGAGGAGCGGCTGTTAAAACTCCTGCAGGGGGTGAAGTCTCAAGACGGCTTCACCACCTGGTGTGAACAGATGCTGCATGCTCTTAACACCTCCGCCAATAATTCCTCCTCCTCCCAGGATG TTACCGCCATTGTGGCGCACCTAAAGGAGGTGGAGTCTCCGTACGAGGTGTTAAACTTCATCTGCTCATACCTGGGTGATACCGTTGAAGCCAAAGAGTTTGCCAGACAGTTCCTGGAGCGCCGTGCCAAACAGAAGGCTAACCACCAGAGGCAGCAGCAGCAG CTCTCCAAAGAGATGGCTGGACTTACCATGAACAACTTCCCTCTGCAG GATACTGTACGAGGAATGAACCCCAGTGCCCTGCAGTCTATGTTTCaagcagtgcattctgggaaggGAAGCATGGTTTATGATCAAGCAGGAAAGTTGAAGAGAAAACAGATGCCGCACACTGACCCAAGCATCTTGG GGTACTTTAATGGTGGCCCTGATCGGTATGTTCTTAATGAGATGGAAATGGTCGAGGATTACTGA
- the gigyf1a gene encoding GRB10-interacting GYF protein 1 isoform X4: MTAETLNFGPEWLRALSSGGSVSSPPASPAMPKYKLAEYRYGREEMLALYVKDNKVPEEMQDKEFAVILQDEPQQPLALLPLTEEEQVRQADERNFSMSVNSVAVLRLMGKTNGAAPAGVNRGRGSVRGGRGRGRGEGGFYQRSGEEVEGGFGRGVREIHRSQSWDDRSERRFEKPLRREGVRLGFEEAGSVGRKEFMRSDSDNWRTLREEQEEEEMGEAGGSWRLAVARRDDGGPRSAGWREHVAPGEVRRRKFDFDFRDGGNEGGRRRAGSEGAEEERDGLPEWCTDEEDGEMGTFDSSGAFMSVKKSPKDPIPEEDFEFQGLEDEEDDVPNPEKSNGTRADKSEKVVIETALASDTEVKPISPSPPPSLPPPLSSPVVEAVLSAAPLGLEEPQPAPSNPSKLPSEVLSEAMLELSPSASSSLPSSPPSISSAATDLPPLGGEIEDDEGMKHLQQEAEKMVAALQDTSLEEECFTQTLQESRNTASALPLSHDSAMKWFYKDPQGEIQGPFSTVEMCEWFQAGYFTMNLLVKRGCDEGFQPLGEVIKMWGRVPFAPGPSPPPLLGNMDQERLKKQQELAAATALYQQLQQQQLFQLINRCGEQGMMPSLNRSMSVPDTGSMWDTMMHTSASLPAGGEASLWDLMNSSSQGPILEQLQKLHERREAELRAKQREEEERKRRDEKRREEQKRREEEELYRRKQELLMKLLQQAPRQGSSGSGSSWNSGPIPGLGKPSKPLNLLDIQQEAERMHKQQHRVQQQQRWGDASAMWGAGPLDGKVSGGGSPSGTGMGIWDEALKNQSALRNNMGLKNSRSSPSLSEQYMMRGRKRTEEEERLLKLLQGVKSQDGFTTWCEQMLHALNTSANNSSSSQDVTAIVAHLKEVESPYEVLNFICSYLGDTVEAKEFARQFLERRAKQKANHQRQQQQLSKEMAGLTMNNFPLQDTVRGMNPSALQSMFQAVHSGKGSMVYDQAGKLKRKQMPHTDPSILGYFNGGPDRYVLNEMEMVEDY, translated from the exons ATGACTGCTGAAACACTTAACTTTGGCCCAGAATG GCTCCGTGCACTTTCCAGTGGAGGCAGTGTGTCTTCCCCTCCTGCCTCTCCTGCTATGCCAAAGTACAAGCTGGCCGAGTACCGTTATGGCCGAGAGGAGATGCTAGCACTTTATGTCAAAGACAACAAG GTTCCTGAAGAAATGCAGGATAAGGAGTTTGCTGTTATTCTTCAGGATGAACCTCAGCAGCCGCTGGCACTGTTGCCTCTCACTGAGGAGGAGCAGGTGAGACAAGCAGACGAG AGGAACTTTTCCATGTCTGTCAATAGTGTGGCTGTGCTGAGGCTTATGGGTAAAACGAATGGAGCTGCGCCTGCTGGGGTGAACCGAGGTAGAGGCAGCGTGCGAGGCGGCCGGG GACGAGGAAGGGGCGAGGGGGGGTTCTACCAAAGAAGTGGTGAGGAAGTAGAGGGTGGTTTCGGTCGTGGTGTTCGAGAGATCCATCGTAGCCAAAGCTGGGACGACAG aagTGAGAGACGTTTTGAGAAGCCCCTCCGGAGGGAAGGGGTGCGGCTTGGTTTCGAGGAGGCAGGTTCGGTCGGAAGAAAGGAGTTCATGCGCTCTGACAGCGACAACTGGCGTACGCTGAGAGAAGAgcaggaggaggaggagatgGGAGAGGCCGGAGGCAGCTGGAGACTCGCTGTTGCAAGAAGAGATG ATGGTGGTCCTCGCTCAGCTGGGTGGCGGGAACACGTTGCCCCCGGTGAAGTGCGCCGTAGGAAGTTTGATTTTGACTTCCGCGATGGAGGGAACGAGGGAGGCCGAAGAAGAGCAGGAAGTGAAGGAGCAGAAGAAGAAAGAGATGGTTTGCCAGAGTGGTGCACAGATGAAGAAGATGGTGAAATGGGAACCTTTGATTCTTCTGGAGCGTTTATGTCTGTTAAG AAAAGCCCAAAAGACCCCATTCCAGAAGAGGACTTTGAGTTCCAGGGGTTGGAGGATGAGGAAGATGATGTTCCTAATCCAGAGAAGAGCAACGGCACTAGAGCAGACAAGAGTGAAAAAG TTGTGATTGAGACTGCTCTGGCATCTGACACTGAAGTGAAGCCAATCTCTCCCTCTCCTCCTCCGTCTCTTCCCCCTCCTCTTTCATCTCCTGTTGTTGAGGCTGTGCTATCTGCTGCCCCCTTGGGCCTGGAGGAGCCTCAACCTGCCCCCTCCAATCCCAGCAAGCTACCAAGTGAAG TGTTATCAGAGGCCATGCTAGAATTGAGCCCCAGTGCCTCCTCCAGTCTGCCTTCATCGCCGCCCTCCATATCCTCTGCTGCTACTGACCTCCCACCACTGGGGGGCGAGATTGAGGATGATGAGGGCATGAAGCACCTGCAACAG GAGGCAGAAAAGATGGTGGCAGCGCTCCAGGACACATCTCTAGAGGAAGAGTGTTTTACGCAGACTCTTCAGGAGAGCAGGAACACGGCCTCTGCTCTTCCTCTCTCCCACGACTCTGCCATGAAATGGTTTTACAAAGACCCGCAAGGAGAGAT tcagGGTCCATTTAGTACAGTGGAGATGTGTGAATGGTTTCAGGCGGGATATTTCACAATGAACCTGCTTGTTAAACGTGGTTGTGATGAGGGCTTTCAACCTCTGGGGGAAGTGATTAAGATGTGGGGGCGTGTGCCTTTTGCCCCTGGCCCCTCCCCTCCACCCCTCCT GGGTAATATGGATCAGGAGCGTCTGAAGAAGCAGCAGGAATTAGCGGCTGCCACCGCTCTTTACCAGCAACTCCAGCAACAGCAGCTGTTCCAGCTCATCAACAG ATGTGGAGAGCAGGGAATGATGCCTTCATTGAACAGGTCGATGTCAGTGCCAGATACAGGGTCCATGTGGGATACCATGATGCATACCTCAGCCTCACTGCCAGCAG GCGGTGAGGCCAGTTTATGGGATTTAATGAATTCTTCATCTCAGGGTCCAATTCTAGAACAGCTTCAGAAG TTACATGAAAGAAGAGAAGCTGAACTCAGGGCCAAGCAGCGTGAGGAAGAGGAGCGGAAACGGAGGGATGAAAAAAGGAGAGAAGAGCAGAAAAGGAGAGAGGAGGAGGAGCTTTATAGACGCAAGCAG GAGTTGCTGATGAAGTTGCTCCAGCAGGCTCCGCGCCAGGGGTCCTCAGGTTCCGGGTCCAGCTGGAACAGCGGACCCATTCCTGGGCTGGGGAAACCGAGCAAGCCACTCAACCTTCTGGACATCCAGCAGGAAGCTGAGAGAATGCACAAACAACAGCACAGAGTCCAGCAACAGCAACGG TGGGGTGACGCATCTGCGATGTGGGGAGCCGGACCTTTGGATGGAAAGGTGAGTGGTGGTGGCAGCCCCTCAGGAACGGGGATGGGCATCTGGGACGAGGCCCTTAAGAACCAGAGCGCCTTGCGCAACAACATGGGCCTGAAGAACAGCCGCAGCAGTCCATCGCTCAG CGAGCAGTACATGATGAGGGGCCGCAAACGCACAGAGGAAGAGGAGCGGCTGTTAAAACTCCTGCAGGGGGTGAAGTCTCAAGACGGCTTCACCACCTGGTGTGAACAGATGCTGCATGCTCTTAACACCTCCGCCAATAATTCCTCCTCCTCCCAGGATG TTACCGCCATTGTGGCGCACCTAAAGGAGGTGGAGTCTCCGTACGAGGTGTTAAACTTCATCTGCTCATACCTGGGTGATACCGTTGAAGCCAAAGAGTTTGCCAGACAGTTCCTGGAGCGCCGTGCCAAACAGAAGGCTAACCACCAGAGGCAGCAGCAGCAG CTCTCCAAAGAGATGGCTGGACTTACCATGAACAACTTCCCTCTGCAG GATACTGTACGAGGAATGAACCCCAGTGCCCTGCAGTCTATGTTTCaagcagtgcattctgggaaggGAAGCATGGTTTATGATCAAGCAGGAAAGTTGAAGAGAAAACAGATGCCGCACACTGACCCAAGCATCTTGG GGTACTTTAATGGTGGCCCTGATCGGTATGTTCTTAATGAGATGGAAATGGTCGAGGATTACTGA